The sequence ATCACCAAAACCCCCAATGCAGACACCCCTTTAGCACACGGACAAAAAGCCATCCTCACAGTGGACGTGTGGGAACATGCCTACTATCTTGACTACCAAAACAGACGGCCTGATTATTTGGAGACTTTTTTCAAGCACTTGGTTAACTGGGATTTTGCCAACGCAAACCTCAGCGCCTAAACAAAGCGGGCATTGCGCCCGCTTACATGTAAAGGCCTTACGCTTTTTTCAAAAACTCTGTTTTTAACACTACTGTGCTCTTGCCAATGCGGCACTCTACTTCGTTTGCATTGCTTGTAAGACGAATGCCTTTGATGGCTTCACCACGCTTGAGGGTTTTTGGCATTCCTTTGACTTTTAAATCTTTTACCGTCATTACCGTGTCGCCATCGGCTAAGATATTTCCGTTACTATCACGTGTTTCCATAA is a genomic window of Sulfurospirillum tamanense containing:
- a CDS encoding alkylphosphonate utilization protein; protein product: METRDSNGNILADGDTVMTVKDLKVKGMPKTLKRGEAIKGIRLTSNANEVECRIGKSTVVLKTEFLKKA